In a genomic window of Drosophila takahashii strain IR98-3 E-12201 chromosome 3L, DtakHiC1v2, whole genome shotgun sequence:
- the LOC108067361 gene encoding vitelline membrane protein Vm26Ab: protein MFKFAAIFFAVVAVAAAKPGIVAPLAAAPLAYTAPAVVGSAAYVAPYASSYTANTVAHSAAFPAAYTAAYTAPIAAAYTAPVAAAYTRFATPYAAPFAAPYAAAYTSPLAYSSPYVARPYVAAAAAPLLLKK, encoded by the exons ATGTTCAAATTC GCTGCTATCTTCTTCGCTGTTGTGGCTGTGGCTGCTGCCAAGCCCGGAATCGTGGCTCCTCTGGCCGCCGCTCCTCTGGCCTATACCGCTCCGGCTGTGGTGGGCAGTGCCGCCTACGTGGCTCCCTACGCCTCCAGCTACACCGCCAACACGGTGGCCCACAGCGCCGCCTTCCCAGCCGCCTACACAGCCGCCTATACCGCTCCCATTGCCGCTGCCTATACCGCCCCCGTTGCTGCTGCCTACACCCGCTTTGCCACGCCCTATGCCGCCCCCTTCGCTGCCCCCTACGCCGCCGCCTACACCTCCCCCCTGGCCTACAGCTCGCCCTATGTGGCCCGTCCCTAcgtcgccgccgctgccgccccTCTGCTGCTGAAGAAGTAA
- the LOC138912943 gene encoding as-peptide 126: MKFFAVCFFAVVAVAAAKPGIVAPLAAAPLAYTAPAVVGSAAYVAPYASSYTANTVAHSAAFPAAYTAAYTAPIAAAYTAPVAAAYAAPAAYTAAYTAPLAAAYTAPIARYAAAPFAAPIAAPVAAAYTAPIAAAAPVLLKK, from the exons ATGAAATTC TTCGCCGTCTGCTTCTTCGCTGTTGTGGCCGTGGCTGCTGCCAAGCCCGGAATCGTGGCTCCTCTGGCCGCCGCTCCTCTGGCCTATACCGCTCCGGCTGTGGTGGGCAGTGCCGCCTACGTGGCTCCCTACGCCTCCAGCTACACCGCCAACACGGTGGCCCACAGCGCCGCCTTCCCCGCCgcctacaccgccgcctatACCGCTCCCATTGCCGCTGCCTATACCGCCCCCGTTGCTGCCGCCTACGCCGCCCCTGCCGCTTACACTGCCGCCTATACCGCTCCTCTGGCTGCCGCCTACACCGCCCCCATTGCCCGCTATGCCGCCGCCCCCTTCGCAGCTCCCATCGCCGCCCCTGTGGCAGCCGCCTACACCGCCCCCATCGCCGCCGCTGCTCCCGTTCTGCTGAAGAAGTAA